The following nucleotide sequence is from Psychroflexus torquis ATCC 700755.
ATCGAAAAGAGTTTATAGCTCTTTTCGATGAAAATAAATTATTCTAAGCAAAAGCAGCATTTCGCTGAAAATAAATTAAAGGAACGAGTTTAAATTAATAAATCTGTAACACCAAATTAAGTTTATTATGTTGAATGAATAAATTGGATTATACTACGACGTAGCTCAGCATAGGTTTTTTGATTGATTAAAGTTAAAAATCAGCCTAGCTTCAAATTGTTTTGATAAAAAACAAGTGAAAGAAAAACAATTTATTTCTAGATTATAGTTCTAAATTAGTGCAAAGATAATTTTGTTTGAGTAGAATTAGAAATTGATATTTGTCTCAAAACAAAAAAAATCCTCTACTACTTACAAAAAGAGAGTTTATAAAATTTGAGATATAATAAATCATAGGTTTTAGGACGACTTTAAATCTACATTTATTACCCATTATTCTGTAGTAAGTCTCTTTGAAGATTCGTAGACTATATTCTTGATCTAAAGGATAAAAATTTAATAAGAAGTAAACTACTCTTTACTAAGCTTTAAAACTTCTTTTAAAGTGACTTGAGAAATATCTCTATCTTCATTACCAAAGTTATTCATGATATAGTTCATCACATCAGCAACTTCTCTATCGGTAAGCCCCATAGAGGCCATGTAGTTATTGTATGTTTTTCCATTAACTTCTATTTCACCTTTAAGTCCATATTTGACAGACTTAATGCTTTCCATTCTTTTTTCTGAAAGCCAATTTGAGTTTGCTAAAGGTGGATATATTCCTTCAACTCCCTCTCCTTCGGATAAGTGGCAACGCATACAAAAGCCTGAATACACCGCTTGTCCATCTTTGATACTTTTTTTTAGATCTTTTTCCTGACTAATAGGAAAATAGTGAGGAGTATTTTTGGATTCAAATTCAATACTAAAGGAGTATAAATTAAAAGCTATAAAAAGTAGTACAAACAGATATTTCATACTTAAGATTTAGGAAGCATTTTAACGATACCGACTCCTTCTATACCCACATAAATAAAACCATCTGTGCTTTGTTTTACAGTTCTCACTCGCCCTACATTATTTAAAAGTTTTTCTCTTTTCTGAACACCATTTTCGTCGATAACTAAATGTTCTAAGTATTGAAACTTTAGAGAACCTGCTAGAATATTGCCTTTCAATTTTGGATATTTATCTGAAGTGACAAAGGTCATTCCACTAGGAGCGATAGAAGGGACCCAATAGTAAAATGGCTGTTCCATACCTGGTTGTGAAGTTTGGTCTGTCAACTCGGTACCGTTATAATTGATTCCATAACTGATGACAGGCCAGCCATAATTTGCTCCTTTTTTAATGATATTGATCTCATCACCTCCTCTTGGACCGTGTTCATGAACCCAGATTTTACCAGACTCTGGATGCATTTCCATGCCCTGGGGGTTTCTGTGACCATAAGAATAAATAGCTTTTATGGCATTTTCATCAGTATAAAAAGGATTATCCTCAGGAATAGAACCATCATCGTTAAATCTATAGATCTTACCTCCATCTCTACTGATGTCTTGAGGATTTACTTCCCTCTCCCCTCTTTCTCCAACAGACATATATAAATACCCGTCATTATCAAACTCCAATCGACTACCAAAATGGACCCCTTTTGTTGTGTTTGGCGATGCTTTATAAAGAGTCTCCATATTAGACAGCTGTCCATCGATAAAATCGGCTTTTACAAGTGCTGTATGACCTCCATCTTCATCACCTAGAGTAGATGCATGTGTAAAATATATCCAAGGTTTTTGTGGATAATCTGGATGAATTTTCACGTCTAATAATCCCCCTTGCCCCCTGTTATATAGATTTGGCACATCAGCAACTTTAGTGGTTGCTCCGTTTTTATGGTAATAAATTTGGCCCTCTTTTGAAGTTGCTAAAAAGCTTCCATCTTCAAAAAAATCCAGTCCCCATGGTATTTCTATATCTGCGATAATAACTTCATGAGAAAAGTCTTCTTCTAAAGTATCAATTGTACTATCGTTTTGAGCACAAGTTATAAAGCTAATACTTAATAATCCAAGAGTCAATGCTTTTATATT
It contains:
- a CDS encoding c-type cytochrome is translated as MKYLFVLLFIAFNLYSFSIEFESKNTPHYFPISQEKDLKKSIKDGQAVYSGFCMRCHLSEGEGVEGIYPPLANSNWLSEKRMESIKSVKYGLKGEIEVNGKTYNNYMASMGLTDREVADVMNYIMNNFGNEDRDISQVTLKEVLKLSKE
- a CDS encoding PQQ-dependent sugar dehydrogenase — protein: MNIKALTLGLLSISFITCAQNDSTIDTLEEDFSHEVIIADIEIPWGLDFFEDGSFLATSKEGQIYYHKNGATTKVADVPNLYNRGQGGLLDVKIHPDYPQKPWIYFTHASTLGDEDGGHTALVKADFIDGQLSNMETLYKASPNTTKGVHFGSRLEFDNDGYLYMSVGERGEREVNPQDISRDGGKIYRFNDDGSIPEDNPFYTDENAIKAIYSYGHRNPQGMEMHPESGKIWVHEHGPRGGDEINIIKKGANYGWPVISYGINYNGTELTDQTSQPGMEQPFYYWVPSIAPSGMTFVTSDKYPKLKGNILAGSLKFQYLEHLVIDENGVQKREKLLNNVGRVRTVKQSTDGFIYVGIEGVGIVKMLPKS